Proteins encoded together in one Pseudomonas sp. TCU-HL1 window:
- a CDS encoding XdhC family protein has product MQHLDLLVVRKALEWSTSGQRVWLCTVLATYGSAPRAPGSLLAATADGHWIGSLSGGCVEDDFLERLSAGAFPEPVQTVRYGDGSDTQSSIRLPCGGILDVLVENLPADCDVQAHLRELESALAGQRRLIREVSLPDGARRLLPDREHGPRVERQGDLLHLRVGAAQRLLLAGYSSVAQVCAEFGQSLGFEVVLCDPRDEALQGVELPGVEIRRELPSEFIRQGGCHADTAVVALTHDPKIDDLAMIEAVRTEAFYIGVMGSMATSAKRMERLRRVGGLNETELARIIAPIGLNLGSKTPSEIALAVLADILRVRNGIARERV; this is encoded by the coding sequence ATGCAACACCTCGATCTGCTGGTCGTGCGCAAGGCCCTGGAGTGGTCGACTTCCGGCCAGCGCGTGTGGCTTTGCACCGTCCTGGCCACTTACGGCTCGGCGCCTCGCGCGCCGGGCTCGCTGCTGGCGGCCACCGCCGACGGTCACTGGATCGGTTCGCTGTCCGGCGGTTGCGTGGAAGATGATTTCCTCGAACGCCTGTCCGCCGGAGCCTTCCCCGAACCGGTGCAAACAGTGCGCTACGGCGACGGCAGTGACACCCAGTCGTCGATCCGCCTGCCCTGTGGCGGCATTCTCGACGTGCTGGTGGAGAACCTGCCCGCCGATTGCGACGTCCAGGCCCACCTGCGCGAGCTGGAAAGCGCCCTGGCCGGCCAGCGCCGGCTGATTCGCGAGGTTTCCCTGCCCGACGGCGCGCGCCGCCTGCTGCCGGACCGCGAGCACGGCCCACGAGTGGAGCGCCAGGGCGACCTGCTTCACCTTCGCGTCGGCGCCGCCCAGCGCCTGTTGCTGGCGGGCTATTCCTCCGTGGCCCAGGTGTGCGCCGAGTTCGGCCAGAGCCTGGGCTTCGAAGTGGTGCTCTGCGATCCGCGCGATGAGGCGTTGCAGGGCGTCGAGTTGCCGGGCGTGGAAATCCGTCGCGAACTGCCGTCGGAGTTCATCCGCCAGGGTGGTTGCCATGCCGATACCGCCGTGGTCGCCCTGACCCACGATCCGAAGATCGACGACCTGGCGATGATCGAGGCGGTGCGCACCGAGGCCTTCTACATCGGCGTGATGGGCTCCATGGCCACCAGCGCCAAACGCATGGAGCGCCTGCGCCGGGTGGGTGGCCTGAACGAGACGGAACTCGCCCGCATCATCGCGCCCATCGGCCTCAACCTGGGCAGTAAGACCCCGTCCGAAATCGCCTTGGCGGTGCTCGCGGACATCCTGCGAGTGCGCAATGGGATTGCGCGGGAGAGGGTTTAA
- a CDS encoding cytochrome c produces the protein MRSLLLAALLLPLTAQAAEQPADKALIERGKYLARAADCVACHSIEGGAEYAGGLPLVSPFGTIYGTNITPDKEHGIGHYSADEFFKAVTQGERKDGGKLYPAMPYTSYHLLKRDDSDAIYAYLMSLDPIAKPSPKTELAFPFNVRFGMTFWNMLYKNRVQLEPADGKGEEWQRGQYLVEVLGHCGECHTPRNAVGALQQDLRMTGGVILGYEAPSLLARDLAERGWTTDDLTTFLKHGISDQGSVFNEMYPVLHHSTQYLPRDDHRAMATYLLGEQPPTPRKIAAVAEAELGESAARGRQDYLNVCAGCHGAAGEGVPHVAVAMNGNTTLRLADSRNLQRVIDDGIREQQFTGFERMQPMPGFRDKLDDGQMRDLLNYLRQTWGGLDGEVSSERVAELRSEAPSH, from the coding sequence ATGCGTTCGTTACTCCTCGCGGCCCTGCTGCTGCCCCTGACCGCCCAGGCCGCTGAACAGCCGGCGGACAAGGCGCTGATCGAGCGTGGCAAGTACCTGGCCCGCGCCGCCGACTGCGTGGCCTGCCACAGCATCGAAGGTGGCGCCGAGTACGCCGGTGGCCTGCCGCTGGTATCACCGTTCGGCACCATCTATGGCACCAACATCACCCCAGACAAGGAACACGGCATCGGCCACTACAGTGCCGACGAGTTCTTCAAGGCGGTGACCCAAGGCGAGCGCAAGGACGGCGGCAAACTCTACCCCGCCATGCCCTACACCTCCTATCACCTGCTCAAGCGTGACGACTCCGACGCCATCTACGCCTACCTGATGAGCCTGGACCCCATCGCCAAGCCGAGCCCGAAGACCGAACTGGCCTTTCCCTTCAACGTGCGCTTCGGCATGACCTTCTGGAACATGCTCTACAAGAACCGCGTGCAGCTTGAACCGGCTGACGGCAAGGGCGAGGAATGGCAGCGCGGCCAGTACCTGGTGGAAGTGCTCGGCCACTGCGGCGAGTGCCATACCCCGCGCAACGCCGTTGGCGCCCTGCAGCAGGACCTGCGCATGACCGGCGGCGTGATCCTCGGTTACGAGGCACCCAGCCTGCTGGCCAGGGACCTCGCCGAACGTGGCTGGACCACGGACGACCTGACCACCTTCCTCAAGCACGGCATCAGCGACCAGGGCTCGGTGTTCAACGAGATGTACCCGGTGCTGCACCACAGCACCCAGTACCTGCCCCGGGACGATCACCGAGCGATGGCCACTTACCTGCTGGGCGAACAACCGCCGACGCCACGCAAGATCGCCGCCGTGGCCGAGGCGGAACTAGGGGAAAGCGCCGCTCGCGGTCGCCAGGACTACCTCAACGTCTGCGCCGGTTGCCATGGCGCGGCAGGCGAGGGCGTTCCCCATGTGGCAGTGGCCATGAATGGCAATACAACCCTGCGGCTGGCGGATTCCCGCAACCTGCAGCGAGTGATCGACGATGGCATTCGCGAGCAGCAGTTCACCGGCTTCGAACGGATGCAGCCAATGCCCGGTTTCAGGGATAAACTCGACGACGGCCAGATGCGCGACCTGCTCAATTACCTGCGCCAGACCTGGGGTGGCCTCGACGGCGAGGTAAGCTCGGAGCGGGTGGCGGAACTGCGCAGCGAAGCCCCGTCCCACTGA
- a CDS encoding nucleotidyltransferase family protein produces the protein MPTVPALILAAGFGTRFGSDKRRATLPDGHTLLAASLARAQVVFDEVHLVLRPEDDPAELGLPEGCNIILCKDAGQGMGHSLAAGARALAGGEGEAIAVLLGDMPWIAESTLCALVAKAASSRIVFPVHHDERGHPVLFGREFWPELQALTGDEGARRVLRAHAAAWVAVGVDDPGVLRDVDSPAALSPDPSP, from the coding sequence ATGCCCACTGTCCCCGCCCTGATCCTTGCTGCCGGCTTCGGCACCCGCTTTGGCAGCGACAAGCGCCGCGCCACCCTGCCTGACGGCCACACCCTGCTGGCCGCCAGCCTGGCGCGGGCGCAGGTGGTGTTCGACGAGGTTCACCTGGTGCTGCGCCCGGAGGACGATCCGGCGGAGTTGGGGCTGCCGGAAGGCTGCAATATCATCCTTTGCAAAGACGCCGGGCAGGGCATGGGCCACAGCCTGGCAGCGGGTGCGCGGGCGTTGGCGGGCGGAGAAGGGGAGGCCATCGCCGTGTTGCTCGGCGACATGCCCTGGATCGCCGAATCCACCCTCTGCGCGCTGGTGGCCAAGGCCGCGTCGAGCCGTATCGTCTTCCCCGTCCACCATGATGAACGCGGTCATCCCGTGCTGTTTGGCCGGGAGTTCTGGCCTGAATTGCAGGCGCTCACGGGCGACGAAGGCGCGCGCCGGGTCCTGCGTGCCCATGCCGCTGCCTGGGTGGCGGTCGGGGTGGACGATCCGGGGGTGCTACGCGACGTGGACAGCCCAGCAGCCCTCTCCCCCGACCCCTCTCCCTGA